A stretch of the Paramormyrops kingsleyae isolate MSU_618 chromosome 16, PKINGS_0.4, whole genome shotgun sequence genome encodes the following:
- the LOC111852298 gene encoding uncharacterized protein isoform X3: protein MSQSDSGEPAEAEPVSVKERMALYQAAVSKRDASGASSVVLGESEPCSLPGGLASVKKQFESQEIASSQSGTTQVQLQQRPAQVSHNQNFHQSNMAAHYENHDDEAVRASEGEDLPKLSTRALKQQYEKTIEQAAPSKPIKTDVDFSQFQWGQDVNLSSETSTERMYETSSIIREVEGRTSAYGSLENFPPPPSDLLQVPERPYSPEPVELNFKPIVTKEQYSKQRNLYEFKRLYKHINPEVRKSLERDFFNELESHDGITDDYQQARFMFENSGSSPSKCLSPEREYMEWDEILKGEVQSMRWIFENKPLDSIREYSPDGDNIKNIAQKEIIAGNDVKYTAWMFETRPMDALGTSSPDSAGYRGKITDWARGDVRTATWLFETQPLDTLNTIYQEEEPITTIGTNDVIGGDVQYGRYLFENEHLDSLGHTETIDENHFLQLKSELEEIKGGVKKTTSMFETQPMCVIRGEAGEILEITTVRREETERGDVKTSRWLFETQPLDMINQDPAQVKLVCGVSMEDNYQGGVNKGRWLFEMKTLDSIQVEDGENSRLQKEEIIGSDVRKHCRMFEMQPMDALKDHSNDKPRYTEDIIGGDVQSTRQFFEGAPVEHFKDMSEVGKLQKVVASQEGRGDVRHQKWVFESQPLENIREEKREIMRTVKLEENDKGDVTNCKEIFETTTLGRHDQIQKMEVEGITSGSVKTNKVYFESTPIYAMQDSSGSYHEVKTVRREEIVQGNVQSFKWMFETCPIDQFDESMNKFQLIKGISKEEIESGNVKTTKWLFETQPLDSIKYFSIAKDEEVEDNNSENDIVKGDVKKCRWLFETQPMDLLYEKMEREGERETENIQIGDVKTCTWLFETQALDTIGDSSQSDIKTYTVKLDDVKGNDVQMTRFLFETENLENITGEEVAAFKKVTDIDIQSGDVSKMKYIFENQSSDIMTSSSEETMQKLKYITPEDIQKGNVINCTWLFENQSIDTIHGNCEEAKETHTVNDVQGGDVNRGRFIFETFSLDKIQEGSSKSETTDIQSIHKEIEKGYVKNHTIMFETQPLYAIRDQEGNYHEVTTVTKEDVTKGDVLGTRWLFETKPLDSIKDTNEVYLIKAVTKEDIQKGDVTSARWRFETQPLDEISEDAKVFVRTVDDIQGGDVRSNKQRFENNDMSQNFERTVSTSEIQKGDVRSAAWMFETNTIEEIHDKECSEMERVGKDEMLKGDVMQSVWLFEKQPLDTIKDVDTTNAGTNQEGIPQGDVKTTTWLFETTPFHKFNESRVEKVEIVGKSVRETLEKLNCQKTASSHGIIIEADEVGDVRMAKFKLMNQEVPEIQKEKVISVDLKNIVMNLLKHEEVAKSAVTINEEERGNINTTVKQLFNQETRLNVSKEEIIRGDIQEAINSLLKKEGSERQGILIQEDEKGDIKMTMYSLLNNNRSTAIDKEHIIEGNVRGTLHRLLSNPDNPEQLMRIKVGEAERGNVSFYSTCIESGALDYLKQLQAEPDEVDNDKAEKEQIVGGDIEEIKLVLRRNQLQIERTIAEDDIVPGDVHNTAQVFMTQPDTSSGNVQKKEIERGDVRSALNSLKQAMKQTVVIEKEELVKGDITTTLRSLKEFQNQQNVVERPEIVPGDIKGALRSLEESMTTNVDSVVEDLVPGNIKGAIKSLEMAKHAVKEVEKEEILKGDIQSAKQSLQEASYERKVCQWQASEQGNVKDTIQLLLETATKQHKPIKDRYVKVSVKSLYDIQEQMEMEREDMIKGDAQSAVKSLLKPEQHTIVKPVHAVKNLSLSVESHKNTKKPVKSSFSTQTDHSHTSKSTMALGINRGVSQMKMTAKQTQEIGTVKQTSEQKTVTQNLEVKSLRTGLHKNSRKIENKAKPKLCLQLPAPAPLPDPEFPLPPPPPECDSQVSATPCLPLMRQDSDLPPPPPPPPPMEPLKSEADQFPPPPSPPPAAMAGYDYLPPPPSQGELAFMPACDFPAKIRKMTEEPMKAFSTFKSAKPDLPKSAGISLQKSMQELPCLPQKTFIPPVKLPTPGPEPQSTKQKPYTRKFKTPLMIAEEKYRKQREENEKKTEVSPFILSSAINENSSGAFQGVIADDKNSKQLEEIIKSEGFLWNGEETVTKGTLDTASPDPSVQSTQPKIPLAKHPNSAVKQNPFESLKCDSYSKNKCVSASVRYQTISKCPTRHDTSSLKEQIASVSSVKSHSTPEALQSSNKMMMSTAVETLASVLNTSSESVIVKENVVHSLKNITNEGSISIKAENDWPASHELGQVLQQPQRNMIPKVTHDLKPKISLVSNIEEIETQQQNKANKRDHQTAVKRKSQVKQEETIQSKKGDSLLARDVRETSVVKTSSKQTNIESEQVVSGDQQTALKGESQVKHGETNQIKKACDVRETSVVKKSSEQTNTESEQFVKGYYQTAVKGQSQAKQEETNQSTKDDSLLARDVCETSVVKTSSEQTNTEIEQNMAKQREAERISTGNDSRAEIQKKKKHKSKKEKNTVREEKMTDCLKSFREMSTVKTSSEQTNAECEQVVSGDHQTAVKGKSQAKQEETNQSKKGDSLLARDVRETSIVKTSSEQTNTECKQVVSGDHQTAVKGKSQAKQEETNQSKKGDSLLARDVRETSIVKTSSEQTNTECEQIIKGDQQTAVRWESQAKLEETNQSTKDDSLLACDVRETGVVKTSSEQTNRECEQVVKGDQQTAVRWESQAKLEETNQSTKDDSLLARDVRETGIVKTSSEQTNRECEQVDQQTAVRWESQAKLEETNQSTKDDSLLARDVRETGIVKTSSEQTNTECEQVVKGNQQTAVRWESQAKLEETNQSTKDDSLLARDVRETGVVKTSSEQTNTESDQNMAKQREAERISTGNDSRAEIQKKKKHKSKKEKTTMREEKMTDCLKTVPDQEEIIVVQTHKSVQQMHTEVQQEVFITENKIQPGFQQQGTVQLQKKVKSQKENEKASKQVKEQTGQGCCSIQVKTASMSLQEESIISAASRGGLESHGEIQKILLDIEDLQEASAKIDPEMVQELLAKFPECMLGSEKKRQFNEIAAENNVQKVTEIITYVRNLVEAKLTHSEQTVAKIEQHTSKSITDKGISSEATSNGSKINTRSSKTEVQKKVTKEKKTSHDNRNIEESQVKPKYRGSPSPLHSPSPANISTESTQIMGSTQTLPSPVINKSPIPPSPPVDKCESPITQKNRATSTPTFNKSENQSQMKDPTVNLTNEAPPFEEQKPAQILENNSEMVECPSSLHHYTEVEAIAAEVSEMSESLLETVSVKENQGLFEESPRAEVRRNYAHEDSIHISYLEDLKLDVMDKEKEEVPWVDLSELVHRFESAGENVHIRKEAIVMVEGLESNTEDIIAEEDERILDVEEMPVVNITAIKGLFEITEETSCTDYEKTSVDKVDRDLNDVMKDSPMETLACKLQSYSKPSSLMEDRVLEDQTQPADFTESKSVREQFSRIDNLGNDVSRFKSETVSQHSESLAACYSPLSYANVVKRKTAVLEPSADASHENIGSVSTESEGIFEGLGVIQEITSQIVSHQEGTIVTEDSSSGDRAVLCVSQEGLPYGVSDSGQAELP from the exons GTCCTGGGGGAGTCGGAGCCATGCTCCTTACCTGGGGGGCTCGCCAGCGTCAAGAAGCAATTTGAGAGCCAGGAAATCGCCTCGTCTCAGAGCGGCACCACCCAGGTGCAGCTCCAGCAGCGGCCTGCGCAG gtCTCACATAATCAAAATTTTCACCAGAGCAATATGGCTGCCCATTATGAAAACCATGATGATGAagcag TGAGGGCATCAGAAGGAGAGGATCTACCAAAGCTTTCTACCAGGGCTTTGAAGCAGCAGTATGAAAAAACCATTGAACAGGCAGCACCAAGCAAACCAATTAAG ACTGATGTTGATTTCAGCCAGTTTCAGTGGGGCCAAGATGTAAATCTGTCATCTGAAACTTCAACAGAGCGAATGTATGAAACATCATCCATAATTAGGGAAGTGGAGGGTAGAACCTCAGCCTATGGGAGCTTGGAGAACTTCCCTCCTCCACCATCAGATCTACTGCAGGTTCCCGAACGTCCCTACTCACCTGAGCCAGTAGAACTGAACTTTAAACCCATAGTCACTAAGGAACAATATTCTAAGCAGAGAAATCTGTATGAGTTTAAGCGCTTGTACAAGCACATTAATCCAGAGGTACGTAAGAGTCTTGAGAGGGACTTTTTCAATGAGTTGGAGAGTCATGATGGAATCACAGATGATTACCAGCAGGCCAGATTTATGTTTGAGAATTCTGGAAGCAGTCCAAGCAAGTGTTTAAGCCCAGAAAGAGAGTACATGGAGTGGGATGAGATCCTCAAAGGAGAAGTACAGTCCATGCGCTGGATATTTGAAAACAAACCCCTGGACTCAATAAGAGAATATTCACCTGATGGTGACAACATAAAGAACATTGCTCAGAAGGAGATCATTGCAGGGAATGATGTCAAATACACAGCATGGATGTTTGAGACCCGACCAATGGATGCACTGGGCACAAGCTCCCCAGATTCAGCTGGATACAGGGGCAAAATAACTGACTGGGCAAGAGGAGATGTCCGCACTGCTACCTGGCTCTTTGAAACACAGCCATTAGACACGCTTAATACAATCTATCAGGAGGAGGAGCCAATCACAACTATCGGCACAAATGACGTGATTGGTGGGGACGTGCAATATGGCAGGTATTTGTTTGAAAATGAACACCTTGACTCTCTAGGTCATACAGAGACCATTGATGAGAACCATTTCCTGCAACTAAAATCAGAACTTGAGGAGATTAAGGGAGGAGTCAAGAAAACAACCAGCATGTTTGAAACCCAGCCTATGTGTGTCATCAGGGGGGAAGCTGGTGAGATCCTCGAAATCACAACCGTTCGCAGGGAGGAAACTGAGAGAGGGGATGTCAAGACATCCCGTTGGCTCTTTGAAACCCAGCCTCTAGACATGATCAACCAGGACCCTGCACAGGTGAAACTTGTTTGCGGGGTGTCCATGGAGGATAACTATCAGGGTGGGGTGAACAAGGGCAGATGGCTTTTTGAGATGAAAACTTTAGACTCCATTCAAGTTGAGGATGGGGAGAACTCTAGGCTCCAAAAGGAGGAAATAATTGGGTCTGATGTCCGCAAGCATTGCAGGATGTTTGAGATGCAGCCTATGGATGCTTTGAAAGATCATTCCAATGACAAACCCCGGTATACAGAAGATATTATAGGAGGTGATGTCCAATCAACCAGACAGTTTTTTGAAGGTGCTCCAGTGGAGCATTTCAAGGACATGTCTGAGGTAGGCAAACTTCAAAAAGTAGTAGCATCACAAGAGGGGAGAGGCGATGTTAGACATCAGAAATGGGTCTTTGAGAGCCAACCACTTGAGAACATCAGAGAGGAGAAAAGGGAGATAATGCGCACTGTGAAGCTTGAAGAAAATGACAAGGGGGATGTCACAAACTGCAAGGAAATATTTGAAACTACTACATTAGGCAGACATGACCAAATTCAAAAAATGGAAGTAGAGGGTATAACCAGTGGCTCTGTGAAGACAAACAAAGTCTATTTTGAATCTACACCCATTTATGCCATGCAGGATAGTTCGGGCAGTTACCATGAGGTGAAAACGGTACGACGGGAGGAAATAGTGCAAGGGAATGTCCAAAGTTTCAAGTGGATGTTTGAAACATGTCCTATTGATCAGTTTGATGAGAGTATGAACAAGTTCCAGCTTATAAAAGGAATATCCAAAGAGGAGATTGAATCAGGCAATGTTAAAACAACAAAGTGGCTTTTTGAGACACAGCCACTGGACTCTATCAAATATTTCAGCATCGCCAAGGATGAGGAGGTTGAGGACAATAACTCTGAAAATGACATAGTGAAAGGGGATGTGAAAAAATGCAGATGGCTGTTTGAAACTCAACCCATGGATCTTCTTTATGAGAAAATGGAGAGGGAAGGTGAAAGAGAAACGGAAAACATCCAAATAGGGGATGTGAAAACATGTACTTGGCTTTTTGAAACACAAGCCCTTGACACAATCGGAGACAGTTCCCAATCGGACATAAAAACATACACCGTCAAACTGGATGATGTCAAAGGGAATGATGTCCAAATGACACGTTTTCTTTTTGAGACCGAGAACCTGGAAAATATCACAGGAGAAGAGGTTGCTGCTTTTAAGAAGGTCACAGATATTGATATTCAGTCTGGAGATGTATCTAAGATGAAGTATATATTTGAAAACCAGTCCTCTGATATAATGACCTCAAGCTCAGAGGAGACTATGCAAAAGCTAAAATATATTACGCCAGAAGATATTCAGAAAGGAAATGTGATTAACTGCACATGGCTGTTTGAAAATCAGTCTATAGACACCATTCATGGAAATTGTGAAGAAGCTAAGGAGACTCACACTGTAAATGATGTACAAGGGGGCGATGTCAATAGAGGTCGTTTTATTTTTGAGACGTTCTCTTTGGATAAAATCCAGGAGGGTTCCTCCAAATCAGAAACCACAGATATTCAATCTATCCACAAAGAGATTGAGAAAGGTTATGTGAAAAATCATACCATAATGTTCGAAACTCAGCCGTTATATGCCATCAGAGATCAAGAGGGCAATTACCATGAGGTCACTACTGTCACCAAGGAGGATGTGACAAAAGGAGATGTATTGGGAACAAGATGGCTGTTTGAAACCAAACCTCTTGATTCCATAAAGGACACAAACGAGGTTTACCTTATCAAAGCTGTCACAAAGGAGGATATTCAGAAAGGAGATGTCACCTCAGCCAGGTGGAGGTTCGAGACACAGCCTCTTGATGAGATTTCTGAAGATGCAAAAGTTTTTGTTAGGACTGTGGATGATATTCAAGGGGGAGATGTTAGGAGTAACAAGCAGCGCTTCGAGAACAACGACATGTCTCAGAATTTTGAGAGGACGGTCAGCACGAGTGAAATACAGAAGGGGGATGTCAGAAGTGCAGCGTGGATGTTTGAGACAAATACAATCGAGGAGATCCATGATAAAGAATGCAGTGAGATGGAAAGAGTAGGAAAAGATGAAATGTTAAAGGGGGATGTCATGCAGTCGGTATGGCTTTTTGAAAAACAGCCTCTTGACACGATTAAAGACGTCGACACAACCAACGCTGGCACGAACCAGGAGGGGATTCCACAAGGGGATGTGAAAACGACAACGTGGCTATTTGAAACAACACCTTTCCACAAGTTTAATGAAAGCAGGGTGGAGAAGGTTGAAATAGTGGGCAAAAGCGTCAGAGAGACCCTCGAAAAGCTGAACTGTCAAAAAACAGCCAGCTCGCACGGAATAATTATAGAGGCAGATGAAGTGGGTGACGTCAGAATGGCAAAGTTTAAGCTCATGAATCAGGAAGTTCCAGAAATCCAAAAAGAAAAAGTCATCAGTGTGGACCTGAAAAATATAGTAATGAATTTGCTGAAGCACGAGGAAGTAGCTAAAAGCGCAGTTACAATAAATGAGGAAGAAAGGGGTAATATCAATACAACGGTGAAACAGCTGTTCAACCAGGAGACAAGGCTCAATGTAAGTAAAGAGGAAATCATCAGAGGAGATATCCAGGAGGCCATTAACAGCCTACTGAAGAAGGAAGGTTCTGAAAGACAGGGTATACTTATTCAGGAGGATGAGAAGGGAGATATAAAGATGACTATGTATTCTCTTCTCAATAATAATAGAAGTACTGCTATCGATAAAGAGCACATCATTGAAGGTAACGTAAGAGGGACTCTGCACAGACTCCTTTCTAACCCTGATAATCCAGAGCAACTTATGCGAATAAAAGTAGGTGAAGCGGAAAGGGGAAATGTTAGTTTTTACTCTACCTGTATAGAGTCTGGTGCATTAGACTACCTCAAACAGCTCCAGGCTGAACCAGATGAGGTTGACAATGATAAGGCAGAGAAAGAGCAAATTGTAGGTGGTGACATAGAAGAGATAAAGCTTGTCCTGAGAAGGAATCAGCTCCAAATTGAACGCACCATAGCTGAGGATGACATCGTCCCGGGTGACGTGCACAACACTGCTCAGGTTTTTATGACCCAGCCGGACACTTCAAGCGGCAATGTGCAGAAGAAGGAGATTGAGAGGGGGGATGTGAGATCAGCCTTGAACTCTCTAAAACAGGCCATGAAGCAGACAGTTGTGATTGAGAAAGAGGAATTGGTGAAAGGTGACATCACCACCACACTGAGGTCACTCAAGGAGTTCCAGAATCAACAGAATGTAGTTGAAAGACCAGAGATTGTCCCAGGTGACATCAAGGGAGCACTTAGATCTCTTGAAGAGTCAATGACCACAAATGTTGATAGTGTTGTTGAAGACTTAGTACCTGGTAATATCAAAGGTGCCATTAAGTCATTGGAGATGGCTAAGCATGCTGTGAAAGAGGTTGAGAAAGAAGAAATTCTTAAAGGGGATATCCAGTCTGCAAAGCAAAGCTTACAAGAGGCTTCTTATGAGAGGAAGGTCTGCCAGTGGCAAGCGAGTGAACAGGGTAATGTTAAAGACACTATACAGCTCTTACTGGAAACGGCAACTAAACAGCATAAACCCATCAAAGACAGATACGTGAAAGTGTCTGTAAAGTCTCTGTATGACATACAGGAGCAAATGGAAATGGAACGAGAGGATATGATCAAAGGAGATGCCCAAAGTGCAGTGAAAAGCCTACTGAAGCCAGAGCAGCATACCATTGTAAAACCAGTACACGCTGTTAAGAATTTATCCCTGAGTGTGGAATCCCATAAAAACACGAAAAAGCCAGTGAAGAGCAGTTTTTCGACTCAGACGGACCATTCCCATACATCAAAAAGCACAATGGCGTTAGGAATCAACAGAGGTGTGTCGCAGATGAAGATGACTGCAAAACAGACACAGGAGATTGGGACTGTCAAACAAACATCGGAACAAAAAACAGTCACCCAGAACCTTGAGGTTAAATCTCTTAGGACTGGTCTTCATAAGAATAGcagaaaaatagaaaataagGCCAAACCAAAATTATGCCTCCAACTACCAGCCCCGGCTCCATTACCTGACCCAGAGTTTCCTcttccacctccacctccagaATGTGACAGTCAGGTATCTGCTACTCCTTGTCTACCTCTCATGAGGCAAGACAGTGATCTtcctccacccccaccaccacctccaccTATGGAACCATTGAAGTCTGAAGCTGACCAATTCCcacctcctccatctcctcctccaGCAGCAATGGCAGGATATGACTATTTACCACCCCCACCTTCACAGGGAGAACTTGCATTTATGCCTGCTTGTGATTTCCCTGCAAAGATCAGAAAAATGACTGAGGAACCAATGAAAGCATTCTCTACGTTCAAAAGCGCAAAGCCTGACCTGCCAAAGTCTGCTGGAATCTCGTTGCAAAAGTCTATGCAGGAATTACCTTGTCTACCACAGAAGACATTCATTCCACCAGTAAAACTACCCACACCTGGTCCCGAGCCCCAatccacaaaacaaaaaccttATACGAGAAAATTTAAAACTCCACTGATGATTGCTgaggaaaagtacagaaaacaGAGAGAAGAAAATGAGAAGAAGACAGAAGTCTCGCCCTTCATTTTGTCTTCTGCTATTAATGAGAATTCCAGTGGTGCATTTCAAGGGGTCATCGCTGATGACAAAAATTCAAAGCAATTGGAGGAGATAATTAAATCAGAGGGCTTTCTGTGGAATGGGGAAGAGACTGTGACTAAAGGCACTTTGGACACTGCATCACCTGATCCATCTGTTCAATCAACACAGCCAAAGATCCCTTTAGCAAAGCATCCAAATTCTGCAGTTAAACAGAATCCTTTTGAATCTTTGAAATGTGACAGTTACTCTAAAAACAAATGTGTCTCTGCTTCTGTTCGGTATCAAACTATATCCAAGTGTCCTACAAGGCATGATACTTCTTCCCTAAAAGAACAGATTGCATCAGTTTCTTCTGTTAAATCCCACTCTACCCCTGAAGCACTGCAGTCTTCAAACAAGATGATGATGTCCACTGCCGTTGAGACACTTGCTAGTGTGTTGAATACCAGCTCAGAAAGTGTTATTGTTAAAGAAAATGTTGTCCACAGCTTGAAAAACATTACAAATGAAGGCAGTATTTCTATTAAGGCTGAAAATGATTGGCCTGCCTCACATGAGCTGGGGCAGGTACTGCAGCAGCCTCAGAGAAATATGATTCCAAAAGTAACTCATGATTTAAAGCCTAAAATTTCCTTGGTATCCAATATTGAAGAAATAGAGACTCAACAGCAAAATAAAGCTAACAAAAGAGATCACCAAACTGCAGTAAAGAGGAAAAGTCAAGTGAAACAAGAAGAAACAATTCAAAGTAAGAAAGGTGATAGTTTACTAGCCCGTGATGTGCGTGAAACCAGTGTAGTGAAAACAAGCAGTAAGCAGACAAACATAGAAAGCGAACAGGTTGTCAGTGGAGATCAACAAACTGCATTAAAGGGGGAAAGTCAAGTAAAACATGGAGAAACAAATCAGATTAAGAAAGCATGTGATGTGCGTGAAACCAGTGTAGTGAAAAAAAGCAgtgaacaaacaaacacagaaagtGAACAGTTTGTTAAAGGTTATTACCAAACTGCAGTGAAGGGGCAAAGTCAGGCGAAACAAGAAGAAACAAATCAGAGTACGAAAGATGATAGTTTACTAGCACGTGATGTGTGTGAAACTAGCGTAGTGAAAACAAGCAGTgaacagacaaacacagaaatTGAACAGAACATGGCCAAACAGAGAGAGGCCGAAAGGATTTCTACTGGGAATGATAGCAGAGCAGAAAtacagaagaagaaaaaacataaatcaaagaaggaaaaaaacactgtgAGGGAGGAGAAGATGACAGATTGTTTGAAATCGTTTCGTGAAATGAGCACAGTCAAAACAAGCAGTGAGCAGACAAACGCAGAATGTGAACAGGTTGTCAGTGGAGATCACCAAACTGCAGTAAAGGGGAAAAGTCAAGCAAAACAAGAAGAAACAAATCAGAGTAAGAAAGGTGATAGTTTACTAGCACGTGATGTGCGTGAAACTAGCATAGTGAAAACAAGCAGTGAGCAGACAAACACAGAATGTAAACAGGTTGTCAGTGGAGATCACCAAACTGCAGTAAAGGGGAAAAGTCAAGCAAAACAAGAAGAAACAAATCAGAGTAAGAAAGGTGATAGTTTACTAGCACGTGATGTGCGTGAAACTAGCATAGTGAAAACAAGCAGTGAGCAGACAAACACAGAATGTGAACAGATTATCAAAGGAGATCAACAAACTGCGGTAAGGTGGGAAAGTCAAGCAAAACTAGAAGAAACAAATCAGAGTACGAAAGATGATAGTTTACTAGCATGTGATGTGCGTGAAACTGGCGTAGTGAAAACAAGCAGTGAACAGACAAACAGAGAATGTGAACAGGTTGTCAAAGGAGATCAACAAACTGCAGTAAGGTGGGAAAGTCAAGCAAAACTAGAAGAAACAAATCAGAGTACGAAAGATGATAGTTTACTAGCACGTGATGTGCGTGAAACTGGCATAGTGAAAACAAGCAGTGAACAGACAAACAGAGAATGTGAACAGGTTGATCAACAAACTGCAGTAAGGTGGGAAAGTCAAGCAAAACTAGAAGAAACAAATCAGAGTACGAAAGATGACAGTTTACTAGCACGTGATGTGCGTGAAACTGGCATAGTGAAAACAAGCAGTgaacagacaaacacagaatgTGAACAGGTTGTCAAAGGAAATCAACAAACTGCAGTAAGATGGGAAAGTCAAGCAAAACTAGAAGAAACAAATCAGAGTACGAAAGATGATAGTTTACTAGCACGTGATGTGCGTGAAACTGGCGTAGTGAAAACAAGCAGTgaacagacaaacacagaaagTGATCAGAACATGGCCAAACAGAGAGAGGCCGAAAGGATTTCTACTGGGAATGACAGCAGAGCAGAAAtacagaagaagaaaaaacataaatcaaAGAAGGAAAAAACCACTATGAGGGAGGAGAAGATGACGGATTGTTTGAAAACAGTTCCAGACCAGGAAGAAATCATAGTGGTGCAGACACACAAAAGTGTCCAACAGATGCACACTGAAGTTCAACAAGAAGTATTCatcactgaaaataaaattcagcCTGGTTTCCAACAGCAGGGAACAGTTCAGCTACAGAAGAAGGTCAAGTctcaaaaagaaaatgaaaaggcaAGTAAACAAGTGAAGGAACAAACAGGGCAAGGATGTTGCAGTATTCAAGTGAAAACAGCCAGCATGTCATTACAAGAGGAGTCTATAATTTCAGCAGCTAGCAGGGGAGGCCTAGAAAGCCATGGAGAAATTCAGAAGATATTGCTTGATATTGAAGATCTTCAGGAAGCATCAGCTAAAATTGATCCCGAAATGGTCCAGGAGTTGCTTGCTAAATTCCCTGAATGTATGCTTGGCTCTGAGAAAAAGAGACAGTTTAACGAAATTGCAGCTGAGAATAATGTGCAAAAAGTAACAGAGATCATCACCTATGTGAGAAATCTAGTTGAAGCGAAGCTTACACATTCAGAGCAAACTGTTGCCAAGATTGAGCAACATACCAGTAAATCCATAACTGACAAGGGAATTTCTTCTGAAGCTACATCAAATGGATCTAAAATAAACACCAGGTCCTCAAAAACTGAAGTTCAGAAGAAAGTTACAAAAGAGAAAAAGACATCACATGACAACAGAAATATCGAAGAGAGTCAAGTAAAGCCTAAGTACAGGGGAAGTCCTTCACCCTTGCATTCACCATCACCTGCTAACATTAGCACTGAATCCACTCAGATAATGGGCTCCACCCAGACACTGCCCTCGCCAGTAATCAACAAGTCACCTATTCCCCCAAGCCCTCCAGTAGACAAATGTGAATCACCCATAACTCAAAAGAACAGGGCCACATCAACTCCAACCTTCAATAAGTCTGAAAACCAATCCCAAATGAAGGACCCCACTGTCAATCTGACCAACGAAGCACCTCCATTTGAGGAGCAGAAGCCTGCACAAATACTTGAAAATAACTCTGAAATGGTGGAGTGTCCATCATCTCTCCATCATTATACTGAAGTGGAAGCCATTGCTGCAGAGGTCTCAGAAATGTCAGAATCTTTGCTGGAGACTGTGTCAGTGAAAGAAAATCAAGGGCTCTTTGAAGAAAGTCCAAGGGCAGAGGTGAGACGAAACTATGCACATGAGGATTCCATCCATATCTCTTACCTGGAGGACCTCAAGCTAGATGTCATGGACAAAGAGAAGGAGGAGGTCCCCTGGGTTGACCTGTCAGAGCTTGTCCACAGATTTGAATCTGCAGGAGAAAATGTTCACATTAGAAAAGAAGCTATTGTTATGGTGGAAGGACTGGAAAGTAATACTGAAGACATAATTGCTGAAGAGGACGAGAGGATCCTTGACGTGGAAGAAATGCCAGTTGTTAATATCACAGCTATTAAAGGTCTTTTTGAAATAACCGAGGAAACTTCATGTACAGATTACGAAAAAACAAGTGTGGATAAAGTGGACAGAGACCTGAATGATGTCATGAAAGACAGTCCCATGGAGACACTTGCCTGCAAACTGCAAAGTTATTCCAAACCTTCATCTCTTATGGAGGACCGTGTGCTGGAAGATCAAACTCAACCAGCTGATTTTACAGAGAGTAAGAGTGTCAGGGAGCAATTCTCACGCATTGATAATCTTGGCAACGACGTAAGCAGATTCAAGAGTGAAACCGTCTCCCAACATTCAGAGAGCTTGGCAGCCTGCTACTCCCCTCTCTCATACGCAAATGTTGTGAAACGTAAGACAGCCGTGTTAGAACCCTCGGCAGATGCCTCCCATGAGAACATCGGCTCTGTGTCGACAGAGAGTGAGGGCATCTTCGAAGGACTTGGTGTCATACAGGAGATCACCTCACAGATTGTGTCACATCAGGAGGGAACAATTGTGACTG AAGACTCGAGTTCCGGAGACAGAGCTGTGCTCTGTGTGTCGCAAGAGGGTTTACCCTATGGAGTCTCTGATAGCGGACAAGCAGAACTTCCATAA